A single Oncorhynchus mykiss isolate Arlee chromosome 22, USDA_OmykA_1.1, whole genome shotgun sequence DNA region contains:
- the LOC110501741 gene encoding serine/threonine-protein kinase Nek5, with amino-acid sequence MNQYEVVHQIGEGAFGKAFLALDRDRHWGGESQCVVKEINLRKMSPMEKEASKKEVMLLAKMKHPNIVTFFKSFQESTNLYIVMEYCDGGDLMKKISMQRGVMFTEEQIVDWFVQICLGLKHIHDRKVLHRDIKAQNIFLTMKGMKAKLGDFGIARMLNNTMELARTCVGTPYYLSPEICDNRPYNNKTDIWSLGCVLYELCTLRHPFEGNSLRQLVVKICRGRYNPVSTRYSYDLRLLVTQLFKVSPRDRPSVNSVLKRPFLEKHISKHLDPQVIEEEFSHTVLHRKRAAGPLPRVRAAPVQITDIVPKARVSERPPPRSKPGPSVKKPSPKPNWKPPTRVMPQHKPFHPRAAQIRVPVARQCGQQNPRWDGQAEVNPYDHYYAQLDAIQRRYSPLPPRPPLPSRHPPVVQERPVERYDDRENRPEPYQLVAAAHDEYRQRRQEANQYKLRAEKQLGLRPSTADAERYRQPEQDQGAGRPAHPPTPHDRRQDGQQEYLQKLQHIRQQYYNEMRDIRMRADAEPQPQVKPGTYLVEKPRHIEPPTHSGDQDRDRPQTDQGIEGALRQIRQENRQERRELQKKHKDKKAIMFEIKLNDERIQEDEDKEKEEKRDEERIVEDKKEDEKEMDPLNQTLSFQAGEELRHRDWSGAGLGAGQDEGTPRSKVRKGWGQAAPQTLLDALAEMDVSSVCTTMAVPELGDAADLEGNAIRERRPWEEGPPNTLLHALGQAELTSTLDSVMPEPLTEKDRAKKEGAETEEKAEEDEDSDVEMDEERLEPRSDDDDTNFEESEDELREEVAESMMNLFIMEDGESVKEEGGEKVVTDGVVGEIELDSQKTVDLQQIHPVIEPTGYTSIEGKPSQTQAAGCETRAEQPRNTQVSDEECEANKKQQTEN; translated from the exons ATGAACCAGTATGAGGTGGTCCATCAGATTGGAGAGGGGGCATTTGGGAAGGCCTTCTTGGCCCTGGACAGGGACAGACACTGGGGTGGTGAGAGCCAGTGCGTGGTCAAAGAGATCAACCTCAGAAAG ATGTCACCTATGGAAAAGGAAGCATCCAAAAAGGAAGTCATGCTGCTTGCAAAGATGAAGCATCCAAATATTGTCACCTTTTTCAAATCATTTCAAG AGAGCACTAACCTGTACATAGTGATGGAGTACTGTGATGGAGGAGATCTGATGAAGAAGATCAGTATGCAAAGAGGGGTTATGTTTACTGAGGAgcag ATAGTGGATTGGTTTGTACAGATCTGTTTGGGACTGAAGCACATCCATGACAGGAAGGTTTTGCACAGAGACATCAAAGCACAG AATATATTCCTTACCATGAAGGGGATGAAAGCCAAGCTGGGAGACTTTGGCATTGCAAGAATGTTAAACAA TACCATGGAGCTAGCCAGGACCTGTGTTGGGACGCCATATTACCTGTCTCCTGAGATCTGTGACAACAGACCGTACAATAACAAAAC GGATATCTGGTCTCTGGGCTGTGTCCTGTATGAGCTCTGCACCCTCAGACATCCA TTTGAGGGCAACAGCCTGAGGCAGCTGGTAGTGAAGATCTGTAGGGGGCGCTATAACCCAGTCTCCACCCGCTACTCCTACGACCTGCGCCTGCTGGTCACTCAGCTGTTCAAGGTTAGCCCGCGAGACCGGCCCTCCGTCAACTCTGTCCTCAAACGGCCCTTCCTGGAGAAACACATCAGCAAACACCTGGATCCCCAG GTCATTGAGGAGGAATTCAGCCACACAGTGCTGCACAGAAAGAGAGCTGCAGGCCCACTACCTAGAGTGCGGGCCGCACCAGTACAGATCACCG ACATAGTCCCCAAAGCCAGAGTCTCAGAGAGGCCTCCTCCTCGGTCGAAGCCTGGGCCCTCGGTGAAGAAACCGTCCCCCAAACCAAATTGGAAACCCCCTACCAGAGTCATGCCACAGCACAAA CCGTTTCATCCACGAGCAGCACAGATTAGGGTTCCAGTGGCCAGACAATGCGGTCAACAGAACCCCAGGTGGGACGGTCAGGCTGAAGTCAACCCTTATGACCACTACTATGCCCAGCTGGACGCCATCCAGAGGAGAtactctcctctacctcctcgtcctcctcttccctctcgtCATCCTCCGGTGGTTCAGGAGAGACCTGTGGAGCGCTATGATGACAGAGAGAATCGCCCAGAACCTTATCAATT GGTGGCCGCTGCTCATGATGAATACCGCCAGAGGAGACAGGAGGCCAACCAGTACAAGCTGAGGGCAGAGAAACAGCTG GGCCTGCGGCCATCCACAGCAGACGCTGAGCGTTACAGACAGCCTGAGCAGGACCAGGGGGCAGGGCGACctgcacacccacccacacctcACGACAGGAGGCAGGATGGGCAGCAG GAGTATCTACAGAAGTTGCAGCACATCAGACAGCAATACTATAATGAGATGAGAGATATCAGAATGAGAGCTGATGCCGAG CCCCAGCCACAAGTGAAACCAGGCACATACctggtagagaagcccagacacatAGAGCCACCAACACATAGTGGAgaccaggacagagacagaccccaAACTGACCAG GGCATTGAAGGAGCCCTGAGACAGATCAGGCAGGagaacagacaggagaggagagagctacAGAAGAAGCACAAAGACAAGAAAGCTATCATGTTTGAGATCAAGTTAAATGATGAAAGGATTCAAGAGGATGAAGACAAAgaaaaagaggagaagagggatgaggagagaataGTGGAGGACAAAAAGGAAGACGAGAAAGAG aTGGACCCACTGAACCAGACCCTGAGCTTCCAGGCAGGGGAGGAGCTGAGGCACAGGGATTGGTCCGGGGCAGGATTGGGGGCAGGGCAGGATGAAGGAACACCCAGGTCAAAGGTGAGGAAGGGGTGGGGCCAGGCAGCACCACAGACCCTACTGGATGCCCTGGCTGAGATGGACGTGTCATCAGTGTGTACCACCATGGCTGTGCCTGAACTGG GTGATGCTGCAGATCTCGAAGGGAATGCAATAAGGGAGAGGAGACCGTGGGAAGAGGGTCCCCCCAACACCCTGCTCCATGCTTTGGGCCAGGCTGAGCTAACCTCCACCCTGGACTCTGTAATGCCAG AACCATTGACTGAGAAAGACCGTGCCAAGAAAGAGGGAGCCGAAACAGAGGAAAAAGCGGAGGAGGATGAAGACTCAGATGTGGAGATGGACGAGGAGCGTCTAGAGCCCAGATCGGATGATGACGACAC GAACTTTGAGGAGTCTGAAGATGAGCTGAGAGAGGAGGTGGCAGAGTCAATGATGAACCTTTTTAtaatggaggatggagagagtgtgaaagaggagggaggagagaaggttGTAACAGATGGAGTAGTGGGGGAAATAGAGTTAGACAGTCAGAAAACTGTAGATCTCCAGCAAATACACCCTGTGATAGAGCCCACTGGTTACACCTCCATAGAGGGTAAACCCTCTCAGACTCAAGCTGCAGGGTGTGAGACTCGGGCAGAGCAACCAAGGAATACCCAGGTTTCAGACGAGGAATGTGAGGCCAATAAGAAGCAACAGACAGAAAATTAG